taacAAGTTACCATGTTTGGGTGGAAGGAACAGGAAAATATCTGGGTTGGATCCACACTCCTTTAAGATGACGGCTTTGAGGTTGAGTTTTTGCTTCAATGCTTTCACTCCGAATTATCATGTCGCAGAGACCACTAGAATGTGGAACTATAGTCCCGCATGTAGAAATCGAATCATTTGCCTCTAATAATCCCTTTTCTCTCTGCTCGttcttcaattgaaaaatatttttacgtGTGGTGTAGCGCAACCTTGTCGACGAGGGAGATTTACCTGTGGACACACTTAAAGTATACATGTTCCATTGCTTGCTCTTTTTAGAAGCGTTGAAGGTAATCAGACCATTGTCTCCGTCCAAGAAATGAAATTCCTTCTTTTCATAAAACAGAGCTGTTTCTATTTTGCGGAATTCGTGCCCAGAAAAGGAGGACTTAGCCCATTCATCTTTCCCCTTGCAGAGCTTGAAGAGTTGTAATTCAGTAGGAATGGTGCAGTTAAGCACCACCACAATGCACTCTTCGCTAGTGGGGGCTGCTGAGAATGCTGCAACATGATCACATGCGTCTGTTAGAGGACAATTTGGAAGGTCTATTTTGGCTCTTGAGAAGGGGGAAAAGAAGAACAATGAACCCTGCCCAAACAGAAGCAACCATCCTTGATATGAGGCAAGACACGTTGCACCATCAATTTCTGGGAGGTTGATGGAGTAGCACTTGTTCTGGTGGCTTAGCAGGGAACACTTTGAACCTTCTCTTCCATACATGAGAAACCATGGATCACACAGAACAGATTTATCATATGGTGATACTTTCAACGAAGCAGTGTTCCAATCTTTGCAAACACAACGAAAACTCAGAAAGTCAATAAGCCCTAGACCATTCGCAATTTTTGAAAGCAGGTCACCAGGCAGATCTGACCACTTCCCACTCATTTCCTATTTCTCTGCTTCAATCTGCCATTGCACCCTTCATCGtacaaatataaacatatatatacatacatatatctatatatagaaTACGAACCTTGCTCTCCCCACTTTCAGTCaagtttgttttcattttcagttACAGAACAAAAAATCCCAACAACTTAAACATCTCTGTAGATATATTTTCAAGTTATGAACGATGAATTACTTTTGTGccgaaattaaaaaacaatgtttatttcattttaaaccTTCTGTTGTCAATCTCAccgatatatattattgaatttcAAGTTGGAATCccaattctaaaaataatatacttttatatatatgagAATGTATGTATATAATGAGAAGAGTATCTCTCTAACCAAAGTTTCAACGATTACTATTGGAGGCTTCATTAAAATAGAGTTTAGGTTGCATTCTTACAAATTCATGACAAACTCATTTACACGTTCAAATTTATGAAGATTCCCAAACGTAAATACACTctttaaagaaatttaattatcacACACATAAcaaatcttaattattatttcattttctataaGATTATAACTAATTCTCTATTATTATGTCCTCTACCCACTATTCTGATGACTGTCACTTTGGCCAGTCTCATTAGGCCGTGGTGGTTACAATGGTCATGGTGAGCCTAAACTTTTTCGATGATCAagacaaattgaaaaaatatgttattttaacaatttaaataattatttttccttgtacacttttttatttattttctattctcTATTTTTATTGGCACATATTATCATGCTACGAAAGGAGTATAAAATGCAAGATTGTAACAGCcgtttttaataataaaatataaaatttaaatgacaaaaaaaaaagttaaaataactaatgataatttaaattgtttataatttctatttttttgttctgGAGTTCacctttatataaataaatatgaatttgtttttaatatataataatgtctaatttataatttttttaaaattcaagatACCGTTAAAGGTATCGAAATTGATGCCTCGATGCGATACTGAGATAAATAGATTGAAAAGAagaaggtttaattaatcgtaaggtacccagtttggtactagagtgtcaaattggtacccgcttttaaaaaagtgtcaattgcatcccaacttttgaaaattgcttcaattaggtccctttcagacagagttgactaacgccgttagtcaacgtgccacgtgtcaatctgtggtttttttgtttttgtttttttaaaaaaattaatttttttttaattttttaatttttttaatttttttttaaaaaaaattaaaaatgccacgtgtcaagtccctgtgtgtgccacgtggcattgtcagtgccactaatgccacgtgtcagtgtcactattagatgtcattgttttgatttcgatttggtccccacatatgtctttttgtttcaatttagtacctaagtatgagtatctgattcaattttgtcccaatttttttttaataattaaaatatttttgtaatccatttttataagattaaaaataattaagtataaatatttttacaaaattaagtactaatatttataatgtttctctcaatttcagaccaaattttttatttgtatgaatgttatgctatttataagtactaaaatgacttttaccactaaattttaatataaatatcaaatacttaatttttttaaacttttatacttaattacttttaattttattaaaaaatattttaattattaaaaattattaggtcaaaattgaatcaaatacacataagtaggtactaaattgaaacgaaaaaacataaatggggaccaaatcgaaatcaaaacaatgacatctaatagtgacactgacacgtggcattacaatgccacgtggcactgacaatgccacgtggcacacacagggacttgacacgtggcatgtttaattttttttaaaaaaattaaaaaaacaaatttaaaaattaaaaaataaaataaaatttttaaaaaaaaaaatcaaaaaaaccacagattgacacgtggcacgttgactaacggcgttagtcaactctgtctgaaagggacctaattgaagcaattttcaaaagttgggatgcaattgacacttttttaaaagcgggtaccaatttgacactctagtaccaaactgggtaccttacgattaattaaaccaaagAAGAAATCCAGGACAAAAATAGCAAAGGAAtgatcaaacaaaatattgcGACATGGTAAGTTTAGGAGTGGAAATCATATAATGATCACAAATTTCAAGATGTATCAAAAATGGGGCTTAAGAGACAAAATCGAAAGAGAAGTTATATAAAGGTAAAAGAAAgcactaaaaaaaacaaatgctATAATGCCAAATCCAATGATAATGGTTGGGCCaacttgtttgttttttatcaGTTTCTATTTTATTCTGGTAATTTAGTTTCTTGTATCACAttccaaaattttcaaacatcTTTTATTTAATCCACTTCCTTCTTTAATATTTCCAAAGCATGAATTCTTAATTGATGTttcttaataatgataattcatcaaattatataattgtgaGATTTGCTTAAACGGTTTACATATCAATTTTGTATTAGTTGTTAACTCATGAATTAAAACATTCTAATTTCAAAAACACTCATTTGTTGTGTTGCAATTGTCTACATCGAGTTAATTTCACGAACCGTTTTTTTTTCAGTTCAGACAAATTGTTTTCTTTCCATCCGATTCAAatgaacaagtttttttttttgtctggtTCAagagaaacattttttttccgttCGATTTAGTGGTTCAGACGAATGGATTTTCGGTCTGGTTCAGGTAAACTAGTTTTTTTGTCCGATTTACGGGTTCAGACAAATCAATTTTcagtaggggtggcaatgcgggttGGCCCGCCCCGTTTAGACCCGTCCCGCATAAGACCCGCACACCGCGGGCCTGCCCGCCCCGGCCCGCACATTTTATGCGGGCCGCATGTGTTGCAATTGTCTACATCGAGTTAATTTCATGAACCGTTTTTTTTTCAGTTCAGACAAATTGTTTTCtttccatccaattcaaatgaacaagttttttttcttttgtctggTTCaagagaaacaatttttttccgTTCGATTTAGTGGTTCAGACGAATGGATTTTCGGTCTGGTTCAGGTAAACTGGTTTTTTTTGTCCGGTTTACGGGTTCAGACAAATCAATTTTCggtaggggtggcaatgcgggccggcccgccccgtTTAGGCCCGCCCCGCAAAAGGCCCGCACACCACGGGctggcccgccccgccccgcacATTTTATGCGGGCCGCATACTCTGGCCCGACCCGCATATACGTTGGCCCGCGGGCCGACccgctttttttttaatttttttttatgataaaaatttcaatgtttaaaaattgagaaactttaagaagttcacaaaattaagtaaagactttggggaattagatgataaattgacaattcaacattttcatcatattcatactatgacatacacaatgtattctttaaattttagcacattaaaaattacataatacttttctttttcagttatacaagaatttgaaatgttaatgcaagagtccataaaagaagtaattaatatacacaagtgcaattttttatatttttttattttatgcgggcttgccGGCCGGCCCGCGCGAGCCGCGGACCTATGCGGGCCGAGCCCGCGCGGGCCTGTGGGCCCACTATCCTGGCCCACCCCGCATTTTTTCTACGGgccaggccctaattgccatccctaatttTCGGGCCAGTTAACACTAGCCAGTTTTCGGTCTAGTTCAGATGAACCGGTTTCCGATCTAGTTCAGAAAAAGCGATCACCGGTCCAGTTCAGACAAACCAAATTTTTTTGGTCTGGTACAAATGAACAAATTTTTTTCGGTTTGGTTGATACGAACCAAGATTTTTCAGTCCGGTTCAAATGAACAGGGTTTTGCCAATCTCATTAAGTGGTTTAGTTCAATTGATTTTTAGTCTAGTTCAATCAAACAAGTTTTCAGTCTGATTAAGCGGTTCAAATGAACCACTTTCTAGATTGGTTCAAACTACCTATTTTTTGGTTCGGTTCACACAAACCATTTTTTTGTCcagttcaatttttttaggtCTGACTTAGAAGGATCGGTTTTTCACGACCCAGTTTAAAGGTatcgatttttttttgtttgatctAGACAAACAAATTTCGTCTCAGTATGATTCAGACGAATCGCTTTTTATCGGATTGGTTAAGACAAACCGATTTTTCTTTGTTCGGTTCAAACTGATCGATTTTGTCTTCTGATTCAATCGAACATATTTTTTCCTTCCGGTTAAGATGAACCAATTTTTCTTTGTCTGGTTCAGACGAATTGTTCTTTCTCTCTCCAATTCAGACATACTATTTTCCTTTATGAAGTTCTTTCTTTGTCCAATTCAGACAAACCATTTTTTTCTCTGTCCGATTAAGACGAACCGGTTTTTTCCAGTCCGATTCAAACTAACCAGTTTTTTAGATCCGGTTCAGACAAACAAGTTTTTTCGGTCCGGTTCAAACAAACTAGTTTTATCCGGTCTGATTCGGACAGAAAGATTTTCTTTGGCCTGGTTCAGTCAGACCAGTTTTTTTGGTCTGGTTCAGACATGCATGTTTTTTCATATACGATTCAGACAGACTGATTTTTCCAGTCCGGTTCAAAAGAACCGGTTTTTTCTGGTCCGGTTCAGAAGAACCAGTTTTAATCCATCCGATTCAGAAGAACCAGTTTTTTTCGGTCTGGTTCAAGATAACCGATTTTTTTAGTCCGATTCTGAAGAAACGGTTTTTTCCCGTTTGGTTCAGAAGAAACGAATTTTTTCGGTTTGGTTCAGAGAATTGGTTTTTTCCATTCTGGATCAAACAAACCAATTTTTTTCAATCTGGTTCAGACAAAAAGGTTTTTTTGGTCCGGTTCAAACGAACCGATTTTATCTGATTCGGTTCAAACATAACGGTTTTTTTCGTTACGGTTCAAACAAATCATTTTTTTCCGGTCTGGTTTAGACAGACACGTTTTTCAAAGACGGTACAGAAGAACCGATTTTTTCGGTCCGTTTCAGAAGAACCAGTTTTTTCTGTTTTGGTTCAGACGAACCCGTTTTTTCTAGTCCAGTTTAGATTAATCGGTTTTTTTTCGGTCTGAATCAAATGAACCGGTTATTTTCTGGTCCGGTTCAGACAAACCGGTTTTTTTCAGTTTGGTTCAGACGAAACGGGTTTTTCCGGTCTGGTTCAGAGAATTGGTTTTTTCCGGAACAAACCAATTTTTTTTGATCCGGTTCAGACAAAGGTTTTTTTGGTCTGGTTCAAACGAACTGATTTTATCCGATTCGGTTTAAACATATCGGTTTTTTCCGATCCGGTTCAGACAAATCATTTTTTCCGGTCTGGTGCAGTCAGGCAAGTTTTTTATATACGGTTCAGAAGAACCGATTTTTTCGGTCTGGTTCAGAAGAACTAGTTTTTTTCCATTTCGGCTCAAACGAATCGGTTTTTCCGATCCGGTTTAGATGAACCGGTTTTTTTCTGGTCCGGTTTAGATGAACCAGTTTTTTTCGGTCTGGTTCAGACGAAACGAGTTTTTCCGGTCTAGTTCAGAGAATTGGTTTTTTCTGGTCTGGATCAAacaaaccaatttttttttatccggTTCAGACAAAAAGGTTTTTTTTGTCCGGTTCAAACGAACCGATTTTATCCGATTCGCTTCAAACATAACAGTTTTTATCGATCCGGTTCAGACAAATCATTTTATTTCCAGTCTGGTTCAGTCAGACACGTTTTTAATATACGGTTCAGAAGAACCGGTTTTTTTTTGTCCGATTAAGAAGAATCATTTTTTTCCGGTCCGGTTCAGACGAACGGTTTTTTCCGGTCCGGTTCAGAAGAACCAATTTTTGAATCCGGTTCAGACGAACCGGTTTTTTCCTCGATCCGGTTCACCTGTTTTCTATCCGACGATTTCCAATCCGATGGAAACGACGATTTCCGAGCTGATTGAAACGACGATTTccgatataattaattttttttttaataaagtgtGATGATGTCAAAACTTAGAATCAATAAATATTTCTCTTCATGCTGcctttatcaaatttttttatctaattaaaatattttttttagttaagtgTCGTATGAAAACTCAGAATCAATGTATTCTTCCTTTCAGGCGACGGGTTCCGTAAGGTTaagtttcttctttctttatctcTTTTATGACTTTAGAAATAAGAAAGGTAAAATTTTATCTAACTCTCGATCTTCATTCCCCTTTTAgcgattaataaaataatattttttcttttctgattcatttgaaattattttatattttaacagtCATGTTAATTTTAGATATTCAGCAGAAAATATTTCCCAAAAATATTCCGCAAATCTTATTTagtgttaaatattattaaatgcTAAGGAACCAGAGCTAGAGAGTAGAGATTATAAAAAACCCAAATCCTTAACAATTAGATGGTTTCGAACTacaaccaatcaaaattaaaaaaaaattacaagcaATATAATTTAGATTTTGAAAGAAATAGGAAATCCGTGAGGAAATGGGAAAAAACTGAAACCCTAAGAAGTTACCATGTCTGATCTGGAGGAACATAGCAATATTTAGGTTGGATCCATACCCCTTTAAGATGACGGCTTTCTGATTGCTTGGGTGCCTCTATGCGTTCACTCCCAATTAACAGGTCAAAATTACCGGTATGGCGTGGAACTGTTGTTCCCACCGTAGAAATTGAATCATTTGCCTCTAAGAATCTCAAGTTACCACTACGCTCATTATTATGGCGTTGAAAAAAGTTCTTACTTATCACGTAGTTCAATACCACATCCGAAGGTGTACTTTCTGATTCCTGCACACGCACAACAAAACTCTTCCATTGAGGGCTTTCAGAAGCATCGAAGCTAACCAAACCATCCCCCTCGTCCAAAAAGTGAAACTCCTTCTCTTTGTAGAACACAGCTGTCCTCATTCTTTTGAAAGGATAACCCGCATAGGAGTGCTTGCTCCACGCATTCTCTCCCCTGCAAAGCATGAACAGTTGTAACTCAAAAGCATTCAACTGGTTAAGCACAACAACACTGCAATCTTGAGCAGTGGGGGCAGATGAAAATGCTGCAATATGGTCAGTTACTTCGGTTATTGGACAATTTGGAAGCTCTATTTTTGCCTTTGAAAATGGgcaaaaaaagaacaaagagcCCTCACGAAACAGAAGTAACCATCCTTCATGCGATGCAAGGCATGCTGCCCCTTCCAGTTCTTGGATGTGGCTGATGTAGCGTTTATGCTTGCTGCTATGCAACGAACACTGAGAACCTTCTCCTTCGTAAACGAGTAACCAAGGTTCAGACTTGGAAGATTTATCTTCATGTGACACTTTTGAAGAAGCAATGTGCCAGTCTTTGCAGACACATCGGAAACTGAGAAAGTCCATGAGCCCTAGTTCACCCGCAATTTTCGAAAGTAGTTCATGAGGCAGATCTGACCACTTATCTTCTTCCGCTGCCATTCTGCTTTCAGTTGAAGTTGGATCAACGGCTGAGGTTAAATCATGTGACATTGACTCAGCCTGTGAAGCCTTCAAACAGAAGATATTCACAAGTGGTTGAAACAAATGACAGCAATAGCTAAGTGCCCTTATTATAATAGCCACTCTCAAAACTCGTCTCATCGTCGTTTCTTATATAACctaaaaaatttgttgaaacAAAGGCTGCGGAGAAACTTGCTAAACTTTTGTTCACaggttgttttatatttaaacagTCAAACAACAGAATATTAACAGAAACAATCTGATAATACGCATACTTTAGCGATACCAAATGAATAATatccttttcctttttaatatttttttatgaaaaatattattatatttacaacaaattttattttattaatttactgtactaaattattatcataaaactaTCTTAAAATAGTATGTTACTGTTGGAATTTTTAGGAATGTTGAAAAGATGAGaaatatgagatatatgagatatatgagaaaaaaaatatgtttttgtattttattaatatattctatatatagaacaaaatctaataattatcaagtataaaatatttaaaatattttactcctaatttaaaataataattaatttctaaaacttgaaatatatctataaaacaaaaatattttctaaaaattaattttaaaaaaaatatattaagtaatattcttaACGGTTACATATGTTTTTGAACGTAATAAAAATTCTTCTCAAAATATTAGATTTTCAAACTTCCCACTAAAACAATTTTACgcgaattttaaaaaagttatatattgaACTCCagctttttttataaattaaaaaaaaaaattgttcttcCAAACATTGGTTCGTTCTTCTCCTCCATCTTCTCTATTGGTATTTCTGGTTCCCATGGTTTCCTCGTTGTTTCTCAAGCACAAATCCTTTTCGTCAACGTTGActtgaaaagttaaaaaaagtcaTTGTTTACCCTCcaataatataatgtttaacttgATATTTATCTCTAATTCAAAAGGATCATCACTTAATTGATGATTCATCTCTCAAGATATAGGGAGATGATTCATCTCTCAAGAAAATAAAgagataaaatcaattattttcttaaaaaaatgtgattcaaacatggataGTATGGATAGTTTGTTCAAGtgatatttttctatattttgaaacttcatattgtattaaatatcttttaaaggtGTAATTCTCGTATATTTGATCTAACACCTCTTCACATAAAGTATAATGCATAAGTATAATAGTGTATAACATAAATGATTTAATGGGAATATATTTGGATATGCGCATTACATTATGTACAAATACGATATGTGTATCGGATAtgatacgtgatagatacgcgatatatgaatattgaaaaatatacaataattcttacaaatataataaatatataattgttaatgtgtgaatccTAAATTCTtaattagagatcaattattttagtagctaatgttagtgaccaatttaaaaaccaattcataattgaaattattttaattatcaatttagagattaattataatttttttggaactattttagttgtcaatttggttattatatagtgactaattattttttatcactatgttcactattcaaagattttattgtagtATGTTAcgactttataaaatatatatttc
This portion of the Vigna unguiculata cultivar IT97K-499-35 chromosome 6, ASM411807v1, whole genome shotgun sequence genome encodes:
- the LOC114186824 gene encoding F-box protein At4g00893-like, whose product is MSGKWSDLPGDLLSKIANGLGLIDFLSFRCVCKDWNTASLKVSPYDKSVLCDPWFLMYGREGSKCSLLSHQNKCYSINLPEIDGATCLASYQGWLLLFGQGSLFFFSPFSRAKIDLPNCPLTDACDHVAAFSAAPTSEECIVVVLNCTIPTELQLFKLCKGKDEWAKSSFSGHEFRKIETALFYEKKEFHFLDGDNGLITFNASKKSKQWNMYTLSVSTGKSPSSTRLRYTTRKNIFQLKNEQREKGLLEANDSISTCGTIVPHSSGLCDMIIRSESIEAKTQPQSRHLKGVWIQPRYFPVPSTQTW
- the LOC114188613 gene encoding F-box/kelch-repeat protein At1g57790-like yields the protein MRRVLRVAIIIRALSYCCHLFQPLVNIFCLKASQAESMSHDLTSAVDPTSTESRMAAEEDKWSDLPHELLSKIAGELGLMDFLSFRCVCKDWHIASSKVSHEDKSSKSEPWLLVYEGEGSQCSLHSSKHKRYISHIQELEGAACLASHEGWLLLFREGSLFFFCPFSKAKIELPNCPITEVTDHIAAFSSAPTAQDCSVVVLNQLNAFELQLFMLCRGENAWSKHSYAGYPFKRMRTAVFYKEKEFHFLDEGDGLVSFDASESPQWKSFVVRVQESESTPSDVVLNYVISKNFFQRHNNERSGNLRFLEANDSISTVGTTVPRHTGNFDLLIGSERIEAPKQSESRHLKGVWIQPKYCYVPPDQTW